The genomic window TGTAAGAAGTAAAGAGTTTAAGCGGAATATTCGCAAGGAATATGGCAAGTTGGTTTCTCTATTAAATGTGAGTGATTGTGTGTGTGTTTCTATCTTTTCATTGTTGTGAATGTTTTTCCATTAGAGTAGATTCCTAAATTGGTATTTCAAATTGTATGATTGTGTCAATCTAGTACATCATGTTATCGATATTCCAAATGAactaaaaattacaaaaatttaatcaaatttgTAGGACTATATGACATTAAGTTGGTATTATCGGGGATTAATTTGAAACTAAGTGCATAATGTCAGATACGCATTGATATCGGTTACATACAAAGGGACAAAGTTGATTAGCATATCACTATTTCAGTGATGATTTTTGCATATTGATAATGTGGGAGACAAGTTGCTGCAATCGTACAATTTTAAGGACTAATATGGATATTTAGTTATTTACCCTTTTCCATTTCTTTTggaatttctttatttttattttttcagctGAATTCTTGCATTTTTTAATTCCCGTTTAAATGAGTTTGCTAATATGTTGTATTTGTTCTGTCGGATACTGTTCAGGCATATGCTCTTATAGCAAAAGGCGTTCGATTTTGCTGTACCAACACGACTGGCAAGAATGTAAAGTCTGTGGTACTTAAAACGCAAGGAAATGATTCTCTAAAAGATAACGTCATAACAGTGCTTGGCATGAACACTTTCAATTGTTTGGAGCCCATGGCATTATGTATATCTGAGAGTTGCAAAGTTGAGGGTTTTCTTTCCAAACCTGGATTGGGTAATGGAAGGAATTTGGGAGATAGGCAGTATTTTTTCATAAACGGTAGACCAGTAGATATGCCAAAAATCGGTAAACTTGTGAATGAGTTGTATAGAAGTGCAAACTCTAAACAATATCCCATTGCAATCTTGAATTTTACAGTTCCAACGAAAGCATATGATGTCAATGTGACTCCTGATAAGAGGAAAATATTCTTTTCTGAAGAAACTTCCTTATTGCAAGCCTTGAGAGAGGGGTTACAACAAATTTATTCCCCCGATAATGCCTCTTATGCTGTCAATGAATTTATGCAGCCTTCCGTAAAAGAAGACCGTTTTGATTTGTGTTCCTCTCATAAAAAGTCTCCTATGGTAACAAAACCATCCTCCCTGAATGATGCGGTTGCTCAGGAAGAGCATTATACTGAGTGCAAAATTGGTAGTATTTCTCGGGATAAGAATCATACTGACCGCAACAATAAAAGTATATCTCAGAACGAGCGTAAGGATAAACACGCTACTACTGATTCTAAAAATGCTTCTGAGTCTGATGATGACGATGTTGAAGAAGGGTTGATTCATGAGAATGATGGGGGTTTAATGGGACAGAAGTTCACACTCGGAGCGCACAAAACATTAAAGGGTGATAAGAGTGGAAGACAGCCGGCATCTACTCATAGTGCTACTCCGGTGTCAAGGTCAATTGAGAGTGGGGTGTCCTCTAATAAATATTCATCCGATTCATCAAGACATGTGCAGTCAACTCTTAACAACTTTGTTGCTGTGAGTAAAAGAAAACGTGATGACGTCATTACAGCCTTATCTGAAGTGCCTGTCCTTAGAAATCATGCTCCACAATGTAAATTGAAGACTTCAAATACAGAAACAAATGACTTGATAACAACAAGATCATATCTTCATTTGGACCAAATTAATGAAACTTCTAAGCTGAGTGAGATTGACAATTTGCAGCAACTTAATCCTGATAGCGTCTACCACAACAGTGTAAATTCGCCATCTTATAAAGATGACTTTACTGACAGAGAACCTAACACGGTATGTTGGTTTGCAGTCAAGCATTCCAAAGATTGGtttgaatttctaaaatttcatatatCTACACTTATAGTTCTCGAAGCACAATTTTGCATGCTATTGTACTAACTATTGATTTATAGAATTATTTGACATTCTTTCATTAAAAATGCCATTTTTTGAAATGTGTTTGAGATTAtttaagttgaaattttttattaaataaccAGTTACTAAAGCAGAAAATTATATAAGTGTCTTTACCTCATATTCATTGAGCATTTTTATATTGCTTTGTCAAAAGGAGAACAACAATCCTCCTCTCTATTATACTGCCTCTTTCTTTCCAAGAAAATTTCTTCTTTATCCAAAAATAAAggggtgaaaaataaaaattgccaCTTTATCTTAGTTTCATATTTGCATATAATATTTTGCAGAAACTACATCAAGAGAATAAAACAGATCTAGCTGATACAGCATCAGTTACACCATCTAGCGACGATCTGATCCATACTACAGATCATGTTTTGGTCTCAGACACTCCAGTTCGTTCATCGCCTGTACGATTAGATTCTCCCAAGTCTTCTGGTCAGAAGATATTCTCCAACATGCAATTTTCTTTTCAAGACCTTAAGAGTAGGAGAGATAAGAGACTTTCTTTGATGCAATCCAGCAAATACAGATATGGAAAAGCTAATGGCCAAAGGTTTTTTTATTTCAGTAGTCTCTTTATAAAATAGGAAAATCATATATATGCTTACTCTTtctcataattatttttagtCATTATACGGCTGCAACTTTGGAGCTTTCACAGCCAGAAATTGAACAGCAGAAAGAAAGGGTTTTGGCAGCAGCAGCCACCGAACTGGAAAGATTGTTCAAGAAGGAAGACTTCAGCAGAATGAAGGTTATTAGTATGATTCCTATtgcatttttataaaattggaTGTCGCTGTACTGATCGGTATTCCACATGTCAATACTCAATGCTATTTTAGCATTTGGGGAAAGTGCAACTAAATTGTTAGGCTTttctaagttttttttgttcacCATAAAGCCAAATCAGTGTTTCTGGAATACAAAATTCACATATCTACTCTACcatactaaaatcatatttaatacgtCGTGTTATTGGCTTATTACTTTGATATTATGTTATAATAGGTGATTGGACAATTCAATCTTGGATTTATCATTGGTAAATTGGATCAAGATTTATTCATTGTGGATCAGGTAACTTCCACTATCTTCTTGGAACTACAGATTCTGGAGTTTCTTCCACTGTCCCCTTGAATGATTAATCCATATAAATGCATTCTTTTGCgtgatttcatatattttttttttatttaaaaataatttatgatgGAGAGTAATTTATTTTCAGCATGCTGCTGACGAGAAATACAATTTTGAGTGTCTGTCCCAATCAACCATATTAAACCAACAACCTCTGCTCAGGTGAGGACTTTACATCATTGTTCTGTTATGATCATCATACATAAGTATTCCTTTTTTCCCTTCCGAACTTGAGGAAACTGTCAATAGTAACTTGGTAACTCTGTAAATGGAAATTACTTATTCTGCTGCGAACTTGTGGTGAAGATAGAAGACTTGTTGAGCTCAAGTTACAAAGGATGCTTagactattttttttgaacGAGATGCTTAGACTATTTTGATTGTAAAAGAACAATCGCTTAATGTAAACAGATGATATATTTAGATGACACTTAaagtaattttttcttcttctctttattTGTTCACgatctaaattttattaataaaatttgcttATGTAGGCCAATAAGATTGGAGTTATCCCCCGAGGAAGAAATAGTTGCTTCAATTCATATGGACATAATCAGGTATAACTAAAGCCATATTTATTATGTGGCGATATGTTGATTTTCCTTACTTTGGGTTATTGTCAGAAACTAGATTTCATTAGCAGGATTCTAATATCAATGCTTCATCATCAATCAGACtgtttgtatttcttgtttACTATAGCCAGCAACAGAAATGATGCTGCACTATGATCTCTTATTCACTTTCTCATTTAATTAGTATGATTGTTATAATGAGTTGCCTCAGATGATCAGCTTTGAAAAATGACCATATTGGTTATCTTTCTTTGTGTATTTAAGGATCATTTTTGGTAATAACTAATGTcaccctaaaaaaaaattcctaataCACCTAGTCACAAATTTCTCAACTACATAAAACTCACCTGTGCTCAGGACACCGCATTGTGTCAATGCTAAAGTCAATTCAATGGCGGACTTGTGCTGCATTAATTGATAATGAATagataattttatattaattcaatgatatttaaacaaatcaGGCATATGTATATTGGAtttattatatgttttatatCATTACTTGGATCCTAATTACGTGAAAATGCGGACataagattttatatatttaaaccATCAAATACCTAATTAATTTCATATAACATATTCAGAAAGTATGAGGCTCATTAATCTTAAGATGCATTTTGATGTGCTGGCTGCTGAAAAAAGAGAATGCGTTTTTCCATATATTGTCAAGTTGGCAAAGCTTGACTGACCAGCGCATGtagaaacaaaaatcaaagTTGTGATCTGAACTTTGAACTTGAGAGCCCCCAAATTGTTCAACTAGTCGTTTCCTTTAAACTAATGTCTTTAACAATGGTTGTGTCAGTGTTTACTATAATTGTCTCATGCACGTTGGAAATTAAAGCATTTGCATAATTTATAATAGGTTGTTGGAAACGTCATTATAGTTGATTCAGTCACTCTTACAGAAAGATACTATTTTCTGTGGAGGTTATCATTGAAATTGAGTTAAATTTTCTAGATGCAATATTTTGTGCTTTGCTTTTTGTGTTCTTTTTCGTATCATTAAGGTCTAGAGTAGTTAGTAACATGcatttgcattatatatgtttCAGGAAGAATGGATTTGCTTTGGAAGAGGATCCAATTGCACCACCTGGATGTCGTTATAAATTAAAGTCCGTCCCCTACAGTAAAAACACTATGTTTGGAATTGAAGGTagaatctttgaattttttggattttatcTGTGGTTAATTTAAGTGCTCTGTTGGGTTATATAATCATGATTGGTCAATGGAAAACATCTGTGTGCATTGGATATGTAATTCTCTGTGCGTGGTACTCTTTTTAGTTTTCGAATTTTGCATTCATTTCGGAAGATGGTTCAGGCCAAGCTAGAAAGTCTAGCTGACTTTACATGGCTTTAGTTGATTTTGGATGTCATTCACATAGGCTAGTATCAAGAGTATGATAGAAACTGGTATCTTTATTGATAAAATTACAAGACaaacaacaaatttaatacaCTGAAGTAGTAGAAATTATGTTTCAAAAACAGAGGGCCAGTAATGTTACATGAAGTGTAACACACCAGAAATAGAATTAGAGATAAGAAAATGAAACTTCAAGGTTAAAAAGTGGTTCCCTTCCGAGAATTACAGAGCTTGATCGACTCCTAAAACCAGTCCCAAAAATAACCGCCTAACctccatttcttttctttttcccaATTTATTTGAATGAGACAGTTACAAACATAAACAGTTGCAGCTAACATAATTAACTTGCAACATAAATCCAGCCCATTGGCCCAGGGCCCCtcctttattatttatttataagaggTCTAACAGAAGACAATTAACGATCTTCACAATCatctagaattttttttatgcactTATAAGAGGTCTAACAGAAGACAAAAACAGCAACTAAAGGATTGCTAACATCCTCAACTAACTTATGTTAGATATTAAGTCCACTGTGTTCTGTATGGCTATCCTTTAGGAAGTTATATGACACTCACATTGTGATTAAACTTAAGGCCTCTCCTCCTTAAAGATCCGTGGTTGCTAGCTTGCTTCGGTTTGGAAATCATGGTGATGCTCGTACTAGTGTCCTTTGAATTGAGATTTTGTCCATTCCATGGTaccaatattttgtttttccaaatAAACCGTTGGGCCGAAACATGGATCTAAAGATTGACATATGCATATTTGAATTTTGTGAATGGCATTGGCAAGGGACCTTTTTTgtctcaactattttttttgagattttgtTTAATCACTGACTTACTTGTGCATAGAATGATGTATTGAAATGAAGATCAtgattaagaaataaaaattgtattgagTGATTAATGATAAGCATTTTTCTCCAAACAGATGTTAAGGCGCTGATCTCAACCCTATCTGATGGTGATGGCCATGGGGAATGTTCCATAATCGGTAGTTATAAACAAGATTCCTCAGATTCACTTTGCCCTCCAAGAGTTCGTGCAATGTTGGCATCTCGAGCATGCCGATCATCAATTATGATTGGTGATGCACTTGGAAGAAATGAAATGCAGAAGGTAGCATTGCCCCTTGCCCTGATTAAAGATACACATACTTTTACTAATTATCTGGTTTAGTAGACACTAAATGTAAGgaaattgaattttaaaattctcACCCCTACAGGCTGAGTTTTTAGCTTACTCTAATTGTTTCAGATACTTGATCATTTGGCGGAGCTGAAATCCCCGTGGAATTGTCCCCATGGCAGGCCGACCATGCGCCATTTAGTTGACTTGACAAAAATTCACAAGAGATCAGAACTAACAATGGAGATGTAATTAATTATGGACTTTTGCTTCAAGCCTCATTTTTATATTGGAAGGGATCATGTAAATTATTTTGTACAAATTCAATGTACATAAGCATGCATGATGTGCTGCACTAAATGATGTTGGTTTAAAAACAATGGACATTGATTCTCAAATTCTTTTTGTGCACCCTTCACCAAAAAGCCAAATGATGTTGATGATGGTCTtgtgaaaaaacaaaacttgtTATCAGAAAAAGGAGCGACTTATAATAAGTCTTTAACCATAATAACAATGTTATTGCTTTGAAATGTTGTGATACATCTAAATAATCGGATGAATACGGTTACAAATCTAACAAATTTTAGTTCTAATGACTTTAAAATGAAGATGGAACAATTGGAGTTAATATCTAAGTTAATacatttgaaattgaattatcTCGACTTTAGAGGTGTTTGAATCAATCAATCTAGATATACTTTCAAGTCTACCTGAAAGTCTAGATGTGGGTCTTTAGATGAGtgtgttaataataataatattaacacTAATTTAATATTGACTTGATACGAAGCCGCAAGgtttagtctagtggtgaggggtttgggtaatACGCAATAGGTCATGAGTTCGATTTtcactcattgtaaaccaaaacataataatattgaCTTGACTCGAGTTCAATTGACTAGACAACTTGTTCAAATACAAGTTTAAAACTGCAGAAGAAACTTGATGTTTTTGATGAGCTCAAAGGTAGGTTGAAAACCCTTATCTCCATAAAGTGAATGATACATCGTGGAATAGGATGCAACAATGGCAAGTGAACGGATATGGCTGTCACATAAAAATGCCCAATTCAAcctatctttttttttccagtgaaaaaattcgattttctaatttctctaatttttcACTAATCTCAGAAGTATCAGAAGTAGCAGACTTTACATGGGACCCCATCTCTTTGAGAATGTCCAACTCCAAGTGACTGTTTCCATCCAGATTGGAAAAGACGGGTTTAAAAATCCTATCtccaaaaaaagaataatacatAGTGGCGTATGATGCTGCAATTGCAACTGTACGGACATGGAGATATATAATTGTTTGTTAGGCCTAATGAAGATATATAATCCGATCTTCTTTTCGAGTGAAAAAAGTCGATTCAATGGCGTTTGTtagttcgaatcgcctcgaaacaGCAGTTTCTCAAACAAGTATTCAAATTAAACTAAAGAAAATCGCTggaaagtaaattgcattgaatgtaaaacaattacaaatagatggttcacaaaacatacatttcttcTCAGGTATTCCTTTCGTTCGaacgctgagtacttagaatttcaGAGAAagttttatgtaaaattttgtgactcttgttctgaatgaaaaactactataaatactaagACAAAGTTGTAACTGCTCTTTGATCATCTGGACGGTCTTCGATTCGTCACGTcgacccacgttctccactttcatctttcattccttcagcgcgcgcatCAATGCTTATTGGGccgttgttgtttcttttttgggtcTGGCCCAACTTGCCCTTCGACTCGATTCTGTGCTTTCGACAGGTTCCTGACAAACCCAAAACCAAATGTGCCTCGCAAAGCCTTCGAGGCGCTCCTTTGCTTCGATATAATTAGACCTCGACACAAAATTTGAAagtttattttgacaatataatcttcaaataaatgttggactcaccaattatatttaattgataaataccaaatttatatccaacaatatgaatagtacactaagtcaaaattaagttatttattttgggacgaagggagtatataggaccggagttcgaaccatGACACACATCTCttattttaaggaaaaattTCTGACCCAAAAAATATACTCCTCCATACCACAATATACGTCGCTTTGACACttttacatatattaaaaaagataattaatgttgtatgaaaaaaaagagattttgagttgatttacaaaattatccttcatttatagtatgaaaaaaataaattaaagaattaaaagaagaaagagttataaataatttagaatataataagaagaataacattaaatacttcaatgataatttttttttttttgaatttactTCAATGATAATATTAACAGACATGTA from Trifolium pratense cultivar HEN17-A07 linkage group LG1, ARS_RC_1.1, whole genome shotgun sequence includes these protein-coding regions:
- the LOC123922295 gene encoding DNA mismatch repair protein PMS1 — its product is MPIESQIIKPIAKGIVHRICSGQVILDLSSAVKELVENSLDASATSIEISLKDFGEEWFQVTDNGCGISPNSFKVLALKHHTSKLSEFHDLQSLTTFGFRGEALSSLCALGDLTIETRTVNEPVATHLTFNHSGVLVAEKKTARQIGTTVTVKKLFSSLPVRSKEFKRNIRKEYGKLVSLLNAYALIAKGVRFCCTNTTGKNVKSVVLKTQGNDSLKDNVITVLGMNTFNCLEPMALCISESCKVEGFLSKPGLGNGRNLGDRQYFFINGRPVDMPKIGKLVNELYRSANSKQYPIAILNFTVPTKAYDVNVTPDKRKIFFSEETSLLQALREGLQQIYSPDNASYAVNEFMQPSVKEDRFDLCSSHKKSPMVTKPSSLNDAVAQEEHYTECKIGSISRDKNHTDRNNKSISQNERKDKHATTDSKNASESDDDDVEEGLIHENDGGLMGQKFTLGAHKTLKGDKSGRQPASTHSATPVSRSIESGVSSNKYSSDSSRHVQSTLNNFVAVSKRKRDDVITALSEVPVLRNHAPQCKLKTSNTETNDLITTRSYLHLDQINETSKLSEIDNLQQLNPDSVYHNSVNSPSYKDDFTDREPNTKLHQENKTDLADTASVTPSSDDLIHTTDHVLVSDTPVRSSPVRLDSPKSSGQKIFSNMQFSFQDLKSRRDKRLSLMQSSKYRYGKANGQSHYTAATLELSQPEIEQQKERVLAAAATELERLFKKEDFSRMKVIGQFNLGFIIGKLDQDLFIVDQHAADEKYNFECLSQSTILNQQPLLRPIRLELSPEEEIVASIHMDIIRKNGFALEEDPIAPPGCRYKLKSVPYSKNTMFGIEDVKALISTLSDGDGHGECSIIGSYKQDSSDSLCPPRVRAMLASRACRSSIMIGDALGRNEMQKILDHLAELKSPWNCPHGRPTMRHLVDLTKIHKRSELTMEM